GACCTCTACCACCACCGCTGCGTCCGCCTCTATCACCACCACGACCGCCGCCTCGGAAGTTACCACGGCGTTTACGCGGCTCATCACCACCAAATTCCACTTCAACCTGTTCCAAATTAATCGCTTTGCCTGCAATACGTGTTTTCTTCAGTGTCTTGAAAATTGAATCGGGCATACCTTCAGGCAAATCAACCGTTGAATGGTCATCACGAATCACGATATTATTGATAAACTCACTATCAATACCCGCTTCATTGGCAATCGCACCCACGATATTACCAGAGCGAACATCCAAATCAGAGCCCACTTCTAAACGGTAACGACTAAAACCTTTCGCCAACGGTTTATCATGATATTCACGGTTGCCACCATGGCTACGCAAGTCTCTAGGTTCATCGCGTCCAGCACGAACCTTTGGCATATCTTTCAGCAAGAAAGGCTCAGAACCTTGTACCATTTTTGCCAACGCTGCCGCAATTTCTTGGGCTGGAATATTGTGTTCTTCTTCATATTCTTCAATGATTTTAGAAAACAACTCCAAACCATTGGCTTCCAAGGTTGTTGTGATTTTTTGTTTAAAGTCTTCAATGCGTTTATTGTTAATATCTTCTGTAGAAGGCATCACATACAATTCAACGCGTTGGTTGGTTGCGCGCTCAATGGCATACAACATACGCTTTTCACGCGGTGCAACAAACAAAATCGCTTCACCCGAACGACCCGCACGACCTGTACGACCAATACGGTGAACATAAGACTCCGTATCATGCGGTACATCATAGTTAATCACATGCGAAATACGCTCAACATCCAAGCCACGCGCTACAACGTCTGTACCAATCAGAATATCAATTTGACCTTTTTTCAGTTTGTTCACAATTTGTTCGCGCTGATTTTGCGCAATATCACCATTAAGTGCTGCCGCAGAATAACCACGCGCTTGAAGCTTCTCAGCAAGCTCAACCGTTGCCGTTTTGGTGCGTACAAAAATGATAATACCATCAAATGTTTCCGCTTCTAAAATGCGGGTTAATGCATCCAGCTTATGGCGGCCGCTAACCATCCAATAACGCTGACGAATGGTCACCGCAGTGGTTGCTTTGCCTTTAATGGTAACGTGCACAGGTTTGTTCAAGTAATTGTTGGTGATTTTACGAATTTGGGTAGGCATGGTTGCAGAGAACAATGCAATTTGACGCGTTGGTGGCGTTTGCTCAAGCACCCACTCTACATCATCAATAAAACCCATGCGTAGCATTTCATCTGCTTCATCAAGTACCAGTGTTTTAAGGTTGTCCAACTTCAATGTTTTGCGACGCATATGATCCATCACGCGCCCTGGTGTACCCACCACAACATGTACACCGCGTTTTAACTGACGTAATTGTCCATCATAACTTGAACCGCCATAAATCGGTAGCACATGAAAACCTTTCATATGTTTTGCATATTTTTGGAATGCTTCTGCAACCTGAATTGCAAGTTCACGCGTTGGTGCAAGCACCAACACTTGTGGCGTTTTAATGCTCATGTCGATTTTAGATAGAATCGGTAGTGCAAATGCAGCCGTTTTACCCGTGCCTGTTTGCGCTTGACCCAACACATCTCTACCCGCACTCACATGCGGGATAATTTCTGCTTGAATCGGTGATGGTTTTTCATAACCCACATCGTCCAATGATTTTAGAATCTCTGGGCTTAAGTCCAAATCCTTGAAGGTAATCTCTGAAGGTGTTTCTGGGTTAATTTCTGTAGTTTCTGTCATTATTTTTTCCTAACTTCTCGTCTTTTATTAAAATTCAAGGGAAATCAGGTTATCGCCTAAACATATATCAGCGCAGAAGCCAAAAGCTCTGCAACTTCGTTATATTTAAGGATACATGTACAAAGGGTTTGAACCTGTATCTCCACGTGTACGCCACAACAAATCATACCTTAACGGTTATGTTTTGTGTGTTTACGTGAAGACCAGGATTGAATATTTATATCGCTATTTCACATGCGCACAACAAACTTGAACGCCCCAATATAACGAGCTAAAGCCATATAGCGAGAATAAAATTATTAAAAAACTTTCATTATTCGGCACTTCAATCACTTTTGTTTGCTAATATTCCAAATAAACATAGGTGCACCACATATAAATAGGGCTAAGACAACACTGGATGAAGGTGGAAGATCAAGAAATTCAGCAGCCATAACTCCCGCCACCGCCCCAAACATTCCTACGAGTAAAGCCTGCCATACTGGGCCATTATTCTCTCCCTGCCACGCTGCCAAAGCAGGAAGCAGCAACATACCAAACACCAGCACAATACCAACAGCATGAATAGCGGGCACAACGGCTAGTGCCAATGCCATATAAAACATGACACGTTGTATATAGGTATCATTTCCAGCAAAACGAAGCATAATAATCGCAAGTAGTCCCAAAGCAGCCAATACAGCAAGGTCGAAATAACTTGCCCCAAGCAATGACCCAAACATCAAGTCTGTCATATGCCCTTCAGCATGTGGCAATTGCGTTAGAACAACCATTCCCGCTGCGGCTGCCACCGCGTACATCGCTCCCATCACAGCTTCCTTGGGTAGCTTGGAAGCATAGGGTAATGCTGCAAAAGCCAGCACAGCGACCACCGTAATACCGCCTGCCCATAATGGACCAGAGGTATCCGAAGCCAAGCCAATGGCATAACCCGTTGCTGCAAATTGTGCCAGTGCCAAATCGACAAATACAATGCGTCGCTCCAGCACGCGCCTTCCTAAAAAAGGCATTACACATGCCAGAATCATACAGGCTATTAAACTGGTTAATAAAAACATATTATTCCCCTCCAGAAGCAAGTAAATCAAACATGCTTATATAAGCCTCAAAACCTTCTCCTTTGACTGCATCAGGCATCAAACGACATGAAGTATGGGTTAGTTCGCACAATTTTCTGGCAATTGGGCCATCATGATAAGGTTCAAGCCATACACCCTGCACATCATTTTGTTGAACATTTGACACCAGTGCATCCAAGTGGAATGTGGAAGGTTCGATACCTGGTTTAGGCTCAACATAATCTATCACTTGTAGCCCAAAGCGTCGCGTGAGATATAAGTAAGAATTGTGATACGCAACCAATGGACTGAGCTCCTGAAAAGATATTTTCCATTGAGGCATACGTTGTTTGATTTGTTCTGTAAATTTTGACGCACGTTTGCGATAAACCTCAGCGTGTGTTGGGTCAAGTTTTGATAACCGTTCCGCAATAATCTCAGCAAGTCTCACCCCATTAAGTGGATCCATCCACCAATGTGGGTTTCCTTCTGGGTGAATATCACCCAACTCCCTCGTAATTTTACCATGGGGTTTACCAAGCACCTTTGTGAGTATACTCCTACCATCCAAATATCCTTGGCTACCTTGTCGAATATTATCGTTGCGCGATGCATCAACCAAAGGTGGTAACCAACCTATTTCTAGACCAAGACCAGCTGCAATCAACAAGTCAGCACGCGCAAGATGGCGGGCTAAAGTTGGCTTAGGGGGAACAAAATGTGGGTCTTGTCCAACATGCGCCAACACCTTCACCTCAGCAAAATCACCCGCTACCCCCTGAGCTATTTGACCCAAGGCAGGTAAGCTAGCGACAATGCGTAAATCACCTGCCATCGCAGTTGTTTGTGCAAGTATAAGTGTAATAGTTAATATCAATAATTTTTGTAAATACTTCATAAGTTCTCCTTAATAACTATGAGGGCGATGTGGTCCAATCGCCACTACCCATCTAAAAAACACTTCGTTGGCACTTTCTCCTAGCCCAATGCTTAGATTGCTTGCTGTCTGCGTAAGTGCATTGCTTGTATGTTTATATTGCAGGGTAATACTTTGAAACTCACTT
This genomic stretch from Ghiorsea bivora harbors:
- a CDS encoding DEAD/DEAH box helicase, yielding MTETTEINPETPSEITFKDLDLSPEILKSLDDVGYEKPSPIQAEIIPHVSAGRDVLGQAQTGTGKTAAFALPILSKIDMSIKTPQVLVLAPTRELAIQVAEAFQKYAKHMKGFHVLPIYGGSSYDGQLRQLKRGVHVVVGTPGRVMDHMRRKTLKLDNLKTLVLDEADEMLRMGFIDDVEWVLEQTPPTRQIALFSATMPTQIRKITNNYLNKPVHVTIKGKATTAVTIRQRYWMVSGRHKLDALTRILEAETFDGIIIFVRTKTATVELAEKLQARGYSAAALNGDIAQNQREQIVNKLKKGQIDILIGTDVVARGLDVERISHVINYDVPHDTESYVHRIGRTGRAGRSGEAILFVAPREKRMLYAIERATNQRVELYVMPSTEDINNKRIEDFKQKITTTLEANGLELFSKIIEEYEEEHNIPAQEIAAALAKMVQGSEPFLLKDMPKVRAGRDEPRDLRSHGGNREYHDKPLAKGFSRYRLEVGSDLDVRSGNIVGAIANEAGIDSEFINNIVIRDDHSTVDLPEGMPDSIFKTLKKTRIAGKAINLEQVEVEFGGDEPRKRRGNFRGGGRGGDRGGRSGGGRGRPGNNRGSRSGGGERSGGGRGRGAPRRGR
- a CDS encoding metal ABC transporter permease, whose product is MFLLTSLIACMILACVMPFLGRRVLERRIVFVDLALAQFAATGYAIGLASDTSGPLWAGGITVVAVLAFAALPYASKLPKEAVMGAMYAVAAAAGMVVLTQLPHAEGHMTDLMFGSLLGASYFDLAVLAALGLLAIIMLRFAGNDTYIQRVMFYMALALAVVPAIHAVGIVLVFGMLLLPALAAWQGENNGPVWQALLVGMFGAVAGVMAAEFLDLPPSSSVVLALFICGAPMFIWNISKQK
- a CDS encoding metal ABC transporter substrate-binding protein encodes the protein MKYLQKLLILTITLILAQTTAMAGDLRIVASLPALGQIAQGVAGDFAEVKVLAHVGQDPHFVPPKPTLARHLARADLLIAAGLGLEIGWLPPLVDASRNDNIRQGSQGYLDGRSILTKVLGKPHGKITRELGDIHPEGNPHWWMDPLNGVRLAEIIAERLSKLDPTHAEVYRKRASKFTEQIKQRMPQWKISFQELSPLVAYHNSYLYLTRRFGLQVIDYVEPKPGIEPSTFHLDALVSNVQQNDVQGVWLEPYHDGPIARKLCELTHTSCRLMPDAVKGEGFEAYISMFDLLASGGE